From a region of the Melospiza georgiana isolate bMelGeo1 chromosome 23, bMelGeo1.pri, whole genome shotgun sequence genome:
- the RBM15 gene encoding RNA-binding protein 15 gives MKGKERSPAKAKRSRGGEDSASSSSSSRGSKKPSGSSGGGGGSNGGKAAAASGESNSGSGRRGAHADKGGRAGSREYESGSAAAAGGGGRHGYSGKTAEASRSSSSRGGESRAAAAASSSSSSSEPGGGEYKTLKISELGSALSDEAVEDGLFHEFKRFGDVSVKISRLPPGAGAADERVAFVNFRRPEDARAAKHARGRLVLYDRPLKIEAVYVGGGSGRRRSSRSPALLDKESPYGAAAVGAVAAAVRHPPAGAAQRALSPAGSGGALGYRDYRLQQLALGRLPPPPPLPRELERERDYGGFYEARVRPAYGLERVAGVAAAGGFRGGGGGGAGAAAEEEISPEDDQRANRTLFLGNLDITVSESDLRRAFDRFGVITEVDIKRPGRGQTSTYGFLKFENLDMAHRAKLAMSGKVLLRNPIKIGYGKATPTTRLWVGGLGPWVPLAALAREFDRFGTIRTIDYRKGDSWAYIQYESLDAAQAACTHMRGFPLGGPDRRLRVDFADTEHRYQQPYLQPLPLPPPAHYELVAEAAAFGAHRGAPPDPLRGARDRTPPLLYRDRDRDLYSETEWVPPPPPVRDRSNRAAAYDPLESLERRRDGWSLERDRGERELGSSSRDQPRKRRLAEDGGRHLDRSPDSERSSSSRKRHCLATTSPPDRSPELLGGRERYSSDPERSSRLLPLERPSPIRESRRGSLERGQNEKRDRKNSAERERKHRAAAAALECKSPAKKDERAAEGGGGGSRLKPPPQKQQQDGAAQAGAAPKLCLAWQGMLLLKNSNFPSNMHLLQGDLGVASSLLVEGATGGKVAQLKITQRLRLDQPKLDEVNRRIKVAGPNGYAILLAVPGASDNRPAAGAAEAATTSTQRPLRNLVSYLKQKQAAGVISLPVGGNKDKENSGVLHAFPPCDFSQQFLDSTAKALAKSEDDYLVMIIVRGAS, from the coding sequence atgaAGGGCAAGGAGCGCTCGCCCGCCAAGGCCAAGCGCTCCCGGGGCGGCGAGGACTCGgcgtcctcctcctcctcctcgcgcGGCAGCAAGAAGCCGAGCGGCTCGTCCGGCGGAGGCGGCGGCTCCAACGGCGGGAAAGCGGCGGCGGCGTCCGGCGAGAGCAACAGCGGGAGCGGCCGGCGCGGCGCCCACGCGGACAAGGGCGGCCGCGCCGGCAGCCGCGAGTACGAGAGCGGttcggcggcggccgcgggcggcgggggccggCACGGCTACAGCGGTAAAACCGCGGAGGCGTCgcgaagcagcagcagccgcggCGGCGAATCGCgagcggccgccgccgcctcctcctcgtcctcctcgtcgGAGCCGGGCGGCGGCGAGTACAAGACGCTGAAGATCAGCGAGCTGGGCTCGGCGCTGAGCGACGAGGCGGTGGAGGACGGGCTCTTCCACGAGTTCAAGCGCTTCGGAGACGTGAGCGTCAAGATCAGCCGGCTCCCGCCCGGCGCCGGCGCCGCCGACGAGCGCGTGGCCTTCGTCAACTTCCGCCGGCCCGAGGACGCGCGGGCCGCCAAGCACGCCCGCGGCCGCCTCGTGCTCTACGACCGCCCGCTCAAGATCGAGGCCGTCTATGTCGGCGGAGGCAGCGGCCGCCGGCGCAGCAGCCGCTCCCCGGCGCTGCTGGACAAGGAGTCTCCCTACGGCGCGGCGGCGGTCGGGGCGGTGGCGGCCGCCGTGCGGCACCCGCCGGCCGGGGCCGCGCAGCGAGCGCTGTCCCCGGCGGGCAGCGGAGGAGCTTTGGGATACCGGGACTACCGGCTGCAGCAGCTCGCCCTGGGccggctcccgccgccgccgccgctgccgagggagctggagagggagcgGGACTACGGCGGCTTCTACGAGGCGCGGGTGCGGCCGGCCTATGGGCTGGAGCGCGTGGCCGGTGTGGCGGCGGCCGGGGGGTTccgcggaggaggaggaggaggcgccGGAGCGGCCGCCGAGGAAGAGATCAGCCCCGAGGATGACCAGAGAGCCAACCGCACGCTGTTCCTGGGCAACCTGGACATCACCGTGAGCGAGTCGGACTTGCGGCGAGCGTTTGACCGTTTTGGGGTCATCACTGAGGTGGACATCAAGAGGCCGGGGCGTGGGCAGACCAGCACCTATGGTTTTCTTAAGTTTGAGAATCTGGACATGGCGCACCGGGCCAAGTTGGCCATGTcagggaaggtgctgctgcGCAACCCCATCAAGATCGGGTACGGCAAAGCCACCCCGACCACCCGGCTCTGGGTGGGCGGCCTGGGGCCCTGGGTgcccctggctgccctggccagggAGTTTGATCGGTTTGGCACCATCCGCACCATCGATTACCGCAAAGGGGATTCCTGGGCCTATATCCAGTACGAGAGCCTGGACGCTGCCCAGGCGGCCTGCACCCACATGCGGGGCTTCCCCCTGGGGGGGCCGGATCGCCGGCTCCGCGTGGACTTTGCCGACACGGAGCATCGGTACCAGCAGCCCtacctgcagcccctgcccttgCCGCCCCCGGCTCATTACGAGCTCGTGGCGGAGGCGGCTGCTTTTGGGGCTCACCGGGGAGCCCCCCCTGACCCTCTACGGGGGGCCCGGGACAGGACGCCACCTTTGCTCTATAGAGACCGTGACAGAGACCTTTATTCTGAGACAGAGTGGGTGCCCCCGCCGCCCCCTGTGCGGGACCGGAGTAATCGGGCAGCTGCCTATGACCCTCTGGAAAGCCTGGAGCGCCGCCGGGACGGGTGGTCCTTGGAGCGGGACCGCGgggagagggagctgggcagtAGCAGTAGGGATCAGCCTAGGAAACGGAGGCTGGCCGAGGATGGAGGCCGGCACTTGGACCGTTCCCCTGACAGCGAGCGCTCCTCTTCCTCCCGAAAGCGCCATTGCTTGGCCACAACCTCTCCCCCGGACCGCAGCCCCGAGCTCCTGGGAGGCCGGGAGCGTTACAGTAGTGACCCTGAGCGCTCATCCCGCTTGCTCCCCTTGGAGCGACCGTCCCCCATCCGGGAGTCCCGCCGGGGCAGCCTGGAGCGGGGGCAGAACGAAAAGCGCGACCGCAAGAATTCCGCGGAGCGGGAGCGCAAGCatcgcgccgccgccgccgccctggAGTGCAAAAGTCCGGCCAAAAAGGACGAGCGGGCGGCGGAGGGTGGTGGTGGAGGCTCCCGGCTCAAACCTCCTCCccaaaaacagcagcaggacgGAGCAGCGCAGGCCGGGGCGGCGCCCAAGCTGTGCTTGGCTTGGCAGGGGATGCTCCTGCTGAAGAACAGCAACTTCCCGTCGAACATGCACCTGCTCCAGGGGGACCTCGGAGTCGCCAGCAGCCTCCTGGTGGAGGGAGCGACTGGTGGGAAAGTGGCTCAGCTCAAGATCACCCAACGTCTCCGTCTGGACCAGCCCAAGTTGGACGAGGTCAACCGGCGCATCAAGGTGGCGGGTCCCAATGGATACGCCATCCTGCTGGCCGTGCCCGGCGCCTCCGACAACCGCCCCGCAGCCGGGGCTGCCGAGGCCGCCACCACCTCCACGCAGAGGCCGCTCAGGAATCTGGTGTCCTACCTAAAGCAAAAGCAGGCTGCTGGGGTGATCAGCCTCCCTGTAGGGGGGAACAAAGACAAGGAGAACAGCGGGGTCCTGCACGCCTTTCCGCCCTGCGACTTCTCCCAGCAGTTCCTGGACTCCACGGCCAAGGCGTTGGCCAAATCAGAGGACGACTATCTGGTCATGATCATTGTCCGTGGGGCATCCTAA